The following nucleotide sequence is from Flavobacteriales bacterium.
GTATACAGAAGCATTTTTTCTTTTGGATATTTTAGAGATAAGATGCCACCAGTAAAGTAGCCTATTGCTAAACCTCCCATAGTTACCGCTAAAACTGTTGACCAAACATATAGAGAAGTGCCATAAAATGGAGCAATCATTTTACCTCCTAATATTTCCATTCCCATTAATGAAGCACCTTCCACGAAAGCTAATACATAGAGGTATGATAAAGACGATTTATTATTAGAGTATTCCTTCACCTGTGTTAAAGTTAATTCCAGATATTTTAATCATCTCATTCCTCCACTGGATTATAGCAGATCTATTTAGACTTTCCAGAATAGTATTGTCATCCCTGAAAATAATAAAGGGCGCATTTGGGTTATAGGTATTTGTGTACGGTGATGCTCTGACGGAATTTATAATACCCGCTTTTTCACAACAGTTGTTAGTACGATTTAATGCCCTGTAATCGAGAGAAACTCCTCCTTTTGTAGCGATATATATTATGTCTTCTAAACCTTTCTGGTCAGTTGTTTGGACTTTAGGTTTACGCCAATAGCTAACTTCAAGCCCAGCTGCTCTTATTGTTTGGAATAGAGAATTGTGAACAAGATCAAAATTGGAATTTTGGTTTCCTTGAAAATTAATAATAACAATACCCGTTTCAGATAGTAAGGTTTTTACTTTAGTCATGCATTCTAGTGTGAAAATGTATGTAGGCTGAGACTCTGCTTTTAATAAATCTATCAGAATAATGTCATATTTTTCATCAGTCGTTTCAATGTAATGTCTAGCATCGTCAACGATAATATTTATATTTCTATCATTGAAGAAAAAGTAATTTCGGGCAATTTTAGGCAACCTATCGTCGTATTCAACTGCGTCTACGTTAAATTGAAGTCGTGCAAGTTCATCGGCTAAACTACCTCCTCCAAAGCCTAGTAATAAAGCATTCGATCCGGGTGGTTTGATAGACGCCATTGAGGACATCATATGCAGATAAAACCATTCTGACGACTGATCACCAACTATTATGCTAGTCTGTTTAATGTTGTTAACAAATAGGCTTCTAAGTATTTGTGGGCCTTTTTGAGGTAGATTCATTTTTAAATCAATAATTTTTAATTCACCTAAAAAACCAGATGTCTTTAATAAGGTTTGAAATCGCCTGCCATCAAAGGCGTAATGCTTTTCTCTAATACTTATCAAAAGAGTAAGGGATAGTAAAATGGTTATAATTGTAAATTTCACAACGTGATTTTTAATTCCGATCAGAAAGCAAGAAATAGTAAACATTAATGCCGAGACAATAATAATTGGATTTGCAATTCCCCAAAACGGTACAATCCAAAAACCTATTAAAAATGTTGTGGCAACCCCACCAATTGTTGAAACACCGTAGACTATTCCAGCGACGTATGCTCCATTGTTCTCTGTGTCATTAAGTTTCTTAATTATTATTGGTGTTGTAGCTCCAAGAGCTATAAGAGGAATTCCTAAAATTATTAAAGGAGCATATATTAAACCGAGTTGCATTCCTAGGTCAATCGTCCATAAAAGTACAGAAGGAGATATTGATGGTAATAATCCAAATGAAATTGCCGATATGCCGAGAAGAAATAGCAGTAAATCGTCCGATACCTTTTTGAACTTGGATAGTTTTCCTCCAATAAAATATCCTAATGTTAAACTACTTAGTGTAGCCCCGATTACAGATGCCCAAACAATACTAGTTGTTCCATACAAGGGGGATATAATTCGAGTTCCAAGTAGCTCAACAGCCATTACGGAACAGCCTTCCAAAAAGGCAAGTAATACGTATGGGTTAGATAATTTAAGATTCAATGGCTTTGTTACAATTGTATAGTAAAGTAGCAATAATTATGACTTCGAAAGTCATATATTGTTGTTTTAATTATATGAATGAAGTGCTCATTCTTTGGGATTATTAAAAAATTCTTTTTTAAGAAAGCCTATAAGTGTAAAAGCTAAGAGTAAAAAGGAAATCATCCAACAGCACTTAGACATCCCGAACTCTAGAATAAAATAGAAGGCAATTGAGTATGTGGCTAGTATACCTCCTAGCGTTGAGATGGCATAAACATTCCCTGCAATATTTCCCACTTCATTATCTGATTCAGAAAGTAAGCCAATAATTGTTGGGGAAACGATCCCGAAACAAATCATCATGGGCATTATCATGAATAGGCCAGTTACGATAATTCCAACTTCAGTGCTAAAAACATAAGTGCTTCGCATAATAACACTGTCTAAAGTAGGGGTAAGTCCAATAAGAATTCCAGAACATACAAGAGCGTAGAGTAACATTTTTTCTTTAGGATATTTTCGCGACAAAGAGCCTCCAGTAAAATAACCAATTGCTAAACCGCCCATAGTTACAGCTAAAACAGTAGACCAAACATATAATGAAGTGCCATAAAATGGGGCAATTAATTTACCTCCCAATATTTCCATGGCCATTAGGGAAGCACCTTCCACGAATGCTATCACGTAGAGGTATGAAAAGGATGATGTTGTTTTAGAGTATTCCTTCACCTGTAATAAAATTTATTCCAGCTTGTCTAAGCATTGTATTTCGCCATTGCATAATGGCAGATTTATTTAAACTTTCCAGTATAGGATTGTCATCTTTAAATATGATGTATGGGGCATATGGATCGAACGCATTTGAATACGGGTTTGATTTAATGAAATTCAAAATGTTTCGTTTTTTGCAACACTCATTTGAACGATCTAAAGTGATAAATTCAGATGAAAAAGCAACTTTTGTCGCAATGTAAATGACGTCTTTGAATGAATTGAAATTTCCAGTATGATTCGGTGGGGTTTGCCAATAACTAACTTCAAAGCCGGATGCTCTTATCGTTTGAAAAATGGAGTTGTGCACTAATTCAAATTCGGTATCTCCGTTTCCTTGGAAATTAATAATGAGGAGTCCAGTTTGGGCTAGTAATGTTTTTACTTTCGAAAGGCATTCTAATGTAAATATATAGGATGGTTGAGATTCCGCTTTTAATAAATCGATTAGAATAACGTCATATTGTTTATTGGTTGTTTCAATGTAATGCCTGGCGTCGTCAACGATAATATTTATATTTCTATCTTCAAAGAAAAAATAGTCTCGAGCTATCTGTGGCAACCTCTCATCGTATTCTACAGCATCTACATTAAATTGAAGTCGAGTTAATTCGTCTGCCA
It contains:
- a CDS encoding fused MFS/spermidine synthase, which gives rise to MNLKLSNPYVLLAFLEGCSVMAVELLGTRIISPLYGTTSIVWASVIGATLSSLTLGYFIGGKLSKFKKVSDDLLLFLLGISAISFGLLPSISPSVLLWTIDLGMQLGLIYAPLIILGIPLIALGATTPIIIKKLNDTENNGAYVAGIVYGVSTIGGVATTFLIGFWIVPFWGIANPIIIVSALMFTISCFLIGIKNHVVKFTIITILLSLTLLISIREKHYAFDGRRFQTLLKTSGFLGELKIIDLKMNLPQKGPQILRSLFVNNIKQTSIIVGDQSSEWFYLHMMSSMASIKPPGSNALLLGFGGGSLADELARLQFNVDAVEYDDRLPKIARNYFFFNDRNINIIVDDARHYIETTDEKYDIILIDLLKAESQPTYIFTLECMTKVKTLLSETGIVIINFQGNQNSNFDLVHNSLFQTIRAAGLEVSYWRKPKVQTTDQKGLEDIIYIATKGGVSLDYRALNRTNNCCEKAGIINSVRASPYTNTYNPNAPFIIFRDDNTILESLNRSAIIQWRNEMIKISGINFNTGEGIL
- a CDS encoding fused MFS/spermidine synthase, encoding MKEYSKTTSSFSYLYVIAFVEGASLMAMEILGGKLIAPFYGTSLYVWSTVLAVTMGGLAIGYFTGGSLSRKYPKEKMLLYALVCSGILIGLTPTLDSVIMRSTYVFSTEVGIIVTGLFMIMPMMICFGIVSPTIIGLLSESDNEVGNIAGNVYAISTLGGILATYSIAFYFILEFGMSKCCWMISFLLLAFTLIGFLKKEFFNNPKE